The following is a genomic window from Verrucosispora sp. WMMD573.
TGCCACCGGCCGACGGGTGGCGGCTACCCGCCGACCGGCGGCTCGATCCGCTACTCGGGATGATCTTCTCGCTCGCCGCCGACCGACCCGAATCGATGAGCCGCTGGGCCGGCCGCTGGGTTGGCCGCGAACACCTCAACGGTGAGCCGGTCGACGTGCTGGAGGTGTCGACGCCGGGCGCCGGTCCGTCGGCGAGCCGTGGACCCGCCGCCACGGCCGACACCGGCGTCCCGGTCCGCTACTGGCTGGACCGGGCCGGCCGGCTGCACCGGGTACAGACCGACCTCGCCGGAATCGGGCCGGTCACGGTGGCCGTGAACCGGGCGGACCGGCCGACGTTGCGACCGGTCGAGGCGCTCGGCGGCCGGCCCGGTCTGCCCCGCGCCCTGACCGCCACCGAGCGGGACCGCTGGCGTCGGCTGCCGGCCCGCCTGCGAGCGGCCGGCGGAGCAACGGCGACCCTGACCATGCCCGTCTCCGCCGCCACCAACCTGCGCGGCAGCGGTTGGCTCAGCTGGACGTCGGGCAACGCGTACCTCGGCGTCACCGACCTCGACGTGGAGGGTCGACGCACCCTGGTCCGCCATCACGGCCGCAAGGTCACCCGGATCGACGGCACCGGCGCGTCCGCGCGTCCGCCGCTGCCGCCACCGGCCGCCGGCTGGCGGGCGGGGCCGCATCGCACGCAGCCGCTCGACCCGCTGGTGGCCGCCGCGTTACAGGCCGCACAGCGCACCGGCGTCCAGGGCCGTGCGCAACGGGTACGCGGCGACAGCCTCGCCGGCGCCACCGTCGACGTGGTGCAGGTCGACACGGCCCGAGGGCCGCTGCGTTACTGGGTCGACCGGTCCGGGATGCTGCGCCGGCTGGAACTGCCGACCCGGGCGGGCGCCTGGGCACAGCTCGACCTGGCCCCGGGCCGGGTACCACGGCTGACACCGCCGAAGCAGCGCTGAGCGGGCTACCGGGTACCCGCCCAGACGACCTCGGCGAGCCGTCAGGGACGCCAACCGGTGCGTACGGCCCACTCCTCCGCCCGGAGATGCTCCTCGTCGAACCAGGGGTCCTTTGCCGTGGCGTACGTGCCGCTGTCCGGCGCGGACGCGGCCAGTTCCCGCTTGAGTACCAGGTACGCGGCCCGCTGGTCGGGATCGGCCCGCAGGTGATCGCGCATCAGCAGGGCGTACCGCCAGCCCGGCGAACCGGTCACTCGCACGTGCAGGTGCACCGGGCGGGCCGGATCCGCGCTGCCGTGCAGCCGCTTCGCCCACCGGCCGCTGCCGGCCGGTCGAGGGCTGTCCCACCACTCGCCTGGCAGCCGCGGGAAACCGGCGTCGGCCAGCCGCTCGGCCAATGCGCCGTCGGCCTCGGCGAGGGAGGGCACGCTGAGCTGGATGTCGATGACGTTCTTGGCGGCCAGGCCGGCGACGGCTGTCGAACCGATGTGATCGATCCGCAGCTCGGCCGGGGCGATGGCGTGCCGGATCCGGTCCGCCAGCCGGGCGTACTGCCTCGGCCAGGTCGGGTCGGGCTCGGCCAACCTGACCTGATGCAGGCGCACCGCCTGCCGATACCGCACGTTGGCCTCGAACGGCACCAGCCGGTCGTGCCAGAGCGCGTCGACCGCCTCGTGCAGCTCGTCGAGGGTGCCCTCGTTGGTCAGCAGCACATCCGCCACCGCCGCGCGGCGGGCGTCGTCGGCCTGGGCGGCGATCCGCCGCTGCGCCTCCGCCCGGCTCATCCCCCGGTCGCGGGCCAGCCGCGCCAGCCGGATGTGCACCCCGGTCTGCACCACGACCACCAGGTGGTAGGCGGGCGCCAGTCCCACCTCGGCCAGCAACGGGACATCGTTGACCACCACGGCGTCCGACGCGGCGGCGGCGGTCAGTTCGACCGTACGGGCCCGGACCCGGCCGTGAACGATCGCCTCCAGCCTGCGCCGGGCCGGTTCGTCGGCGAAGACCAGATCACCCAGGGCAGCTCGGTCCAGCGCCCCGTCGGCGTCCAGCACCCGGTCGGAAAAGGTGGCGACGAGCTCGGCGAGCCCTTCGGTGCCGGGTGCGACGACCTCCCGGGCGAGCAGATCGGCGTCGATGAGCACCGCGCCCCGCTCGACCAGCCGTGCCGCCACCGCACTCTTGCCCGAACCGATCCCGCCGGTCAACCCCACCCTCAGCACGGCACCCAGTCAACCCGATCACCCCACCCCCGCCAACCCCACCCCCACCCCACCCAGCGTTGATCATGAGGTTGACGGCAGTCGTTGATCTTCAAAGTGCCGCCAACCTCATGATCAACGGATCGAGGAGGGGAGGGGGGTGGGGGTGGGGGTGGGGGCGGGAGTAGGGGAAGGGCCCCGGCCCGACCCTGGGTACGGGGGTCGGGGCGGGGCCCTTCGTTGTCAGTCGACAGGTCCAGGTCGCGGTGCGGCGTCAGACACGCCGCGACTGGAGGTGCCGCGGATTCACTTGCCGCCGGCGAGCTTCTCCCGCAGT
Proteins encoded in this region:
- the coaE gene encoding dephospho-CoA kinase, whose amino-acid sequence is MLRVGLTGGIGSGKSAVAARLVERGAVLIDADLLAREVVAPGTEGLAELVATFSDRVLDADGALDRAALGDLVFADEPARRRLEAIVHGRVRARTVELTAAAASDAVVVNDVPLLAEVGLAPAYHLVVVVQTGVHIRLARLARDRGMSRAEAQRRIAAQADDARRAAVADVLLTNEGTLDELHEAVDALWHDRLVPFEANVRYRQAVRLHQVRLAEPDPTWPRQYARLADRIRHAIAPAELRIDHIGSTAVAGLAAKNVIDIQLSVPSLAEADGALAERLADAGFPRLPGEWWDSPRPAGSGRWAKRLHGSADPARPVHLHVRVTGSPGWRYALLMRDHLRADPDQRAAYLVLKRELAASAPDSGTYATAKDPWFDEEHLRAEEWAVRTGWRP